The segment ACCAGCAGATTGCTAGCCCAGGCCAAGAGGGTGGGGCGGCGCAGGTGTCGGATCTGTTCGGCCAACTGCCGGTCTCCTGCGGCGCGGGCGGTCCTGGCACGCTCGTCACGGGTGGGGGTTCCCCGGCGGCAGGCCGTATAGCTCGTCGGCGAAGCCTTCCGTCCTCATGCCTCTGGTTCTCGGCGCCGGCGATCCGTTCGGCGTCAGGCGCGTTCACGAGTCTCCCTTCTCTTCTCGGTGATGTTCTGTTGGGTGCCGGGGGTGTTGTTGGTGGCAGCCGGTGCTGGCGTGGACGAGGGGCGTATGGGGGACGGCAGTCGTACAGCGGCGCAGCACCGACTTGCAGAGTTCGTCCGCGCGGAGGCGGTGCGGCCGCACGGCGGCCGACTGGCGCAGTGACAGCCGCTGGCCGTGCGCGGACGAGGGCGAGCCCCCGCCGGGCTCTTATAGCAATAATCAGTCCGTTTCCCAACGCGCGCACGGGACCATGTTTCTGCGCGGCAGCGCATACATACTCGGCGAGTAGACGGTTGACCTTTGAAAAAGACAGGTGGTCTATATGCACGAGATGCCAGACAGACCTGACCGGCGGATCGTGGTCGGTGTGGATGGGTCGGAGTCGTCGATGGCTGCGTTGCGTTGGGCAGTCGCACATGCCAAGGGCTTCGATGCGGTCGTGGCGGCTGTGATCGCTTGGGAATTCCCTACTACATTCGGCTGGGTGCCGAAGCCACCGGAGGAGTGGGACTTCGAGAAGATCGCCAAGGAAAAGCTTGCCGACACGCTTGAGCATGCACTGCCCCACGTTGGACACGTCGGGGTGCGCTCATACGTCCGTAAGGGGCACCCTGCGAGTGTCCTGGTGGATTTTGCTCGGGGCGCGGAACTACTCGTGGTCGGCAGCCGCGGGCACGGCGGATTTGCCGGCGTCCTACTCGGCTCGGTCAGTCAGCACTGCGTGACCCACGCCCCCTGTCCCGTCCTGGTTGTCCGTGGTACAGGCACCTGATTCCTGAGCTGGGGCCTCCACGCGTCAAGCGCGAGTTGTGGGCTGCTCCCCGTTCGGGCAAGGCCGTAGGCTGGCGAACAGGCGGCCAGGTGCTGACGGCACTCGACGGCGCAGGGAGGAAGCAGGCATGGCGCACAATCCCAGGCGGCGGCCGGAGCAGACTTCCATGCCTGAAACGGCGGCGAGCGACGAGACCCGGCAATCGGCTGGGGCGCAATCCCCGGACGCGCCGAGGACTGAGCCCCGGCCCCACGCTTTGGGGCAGCGCCAGCTGCAACGATTGCTGGACGCCGTGGTGGCCATCAGCGCCGACATGGACACCCGGGCGGTGTTGCACCACATCGTGGAAGCGGGCACCGACCTGGTAGGCGCCCGCTACGGCGCACTGGGCGTGCTCGGCGAGAGCGGTGGCTTCGCCGACCTGATCACGGTCGGGGTGAACGCAGAGCAGCTCACGGCCGCCGTGGGGCTACCGCAGCGACACGGCTTGCTGGGCAGGCTGGTCGCGGACCGGCAGCCGCTGCGGGTGGCGGACATCCTGACCGACCCCCGCGCCGTCGGCTTCCCGCCCGGCCACCCGGTGATGAAAACGCTGCTGGGGGCGCCGCTGATGGTGCGCGGCACGGTCTACGGCAACCTATATCTGGCCGACAAGACGGATGGAACGCCCTTCGGCGACGACGACGAGGTGCTGCTGACCGCACTGGCCAGCGCGGCGAGCGTCAGCATCGAGAACGCCCGCCTGTACGGGCAGCTCAACCGTGCCGCCGAACACTTCCAGCGCAGTATGCTGCCCACTCTGCCCGATCTGGCGCCGATCGAGGTCTGTGCCCGCTACGAGCCGGCGTCGGACCTGCCGAAACTCGGCGGGGACTGGTACGACGCCGTGGTGCTGCCAGACGGGGCGACCTGCGTCGTCGTCGGCGACGTTACCGGCCACGATGTGCAAGTCGCCCCGGTGATGGGGCAGATCCGCAACATGCTGCGCGCCCTGGCCTACGACCATGGCGGGCCGCCCAGCCTGGTG is part of the Streptomyces platensis genome and harbors:
- a CDS encoding universal stress protein, encoding MPDRPDRRIVVGVDGSESSMAALRWAVAHAKGFDAVVAAVIAWEFPTTFGWVPKPPEEWDFEKIAKEKLADTLEHALPHVGHVGVRSYVRKGHPASVLVDFARGAELLVVGSRGHGGFAGVLLGSVSQHCVTHAPCPVLVVRGTGT
- a CDS encoding PP2C family protein-serine/threonine phosphatase gives rise to the protein MVAISADMDTRAVLHHIVEAGTDLVGARYGALGVLGESGGFADLITVGVNAEQLTAAVGLPQRHGLLGRLVADRQPLRVADILTDPRAVGFPPGHPVMKTLLGAPLMVRGTVYGNLYLADKTDGTPFGDDDEVLLTALASAASVSIENARLYGQLNRAAEHFQRSMLPTLPDLAPIEVCARYEPASDLPKLGGDWYDAVVLPDGATCVVVGDVTGHDVQVAPVMGQIRNMLRALAYDHGGPPSLVVSKLDMALTMFGDPPTATLVLGRIERGGEGEDAYTFRWTNAGHPPPLLVAADGHTRYLAPARHGIPVGIDPSVPRFDHTHPLAPGTTLLLFSDGLVERRDQDIDDALRALAAHASQLARAPLDAFCDEVLTERGQRFDDDVALLAVRLPDAVGR